A genomic window from Rattus norvegicus strain BN/NHsdMcwi chromosome 9, GRCr8, whole genome shotgun sequence includes:
- the Ankrd39 gene encoding ankyrin repeat domain-containing protein 39 isoform X1, with translation MAAPQSCADGSCCSHPGAVPGVQQTLEEMDFERGERGEAAAWPAAGNLQPHLRERGLKEASNRVWSFRAWCRKAGFKARQEAPQPLRLECGRESGRPP, from the coding sequence ATGGCGGCACCTCAGTCGTGCGCGGATGGCTCCTGCTGCTCGCACCCTGGTGCGGTGCCCGGGGTACAGCAGACACTGGAAGAGATGGACTTCGAGAGGGGTGAGAGGGGTGAGGCGGCCGCGTGGCCGGCGGCGGGCAATCTCCAGCCCCATCTCCGGGAACGTGGACTGAAGGAGGCCTCGAACCGAGTTTGGAGCTTCCGGGCCTGGTGCAGGAAGGCTGGCTTCAAAGCACGGCAGGAAGCCCCTCAGCCACTCCGTCTCGAGTGCGGACGG